The region GATTGTCCCCTGGTCAGCGGAATCGACGACAGTGATGTGGAGACCATGACGCGGGCCGAGGCCGACGCGTCCGGCCTCACCCCCTGCTCGGTCTGCCGGAACGGCTGATCCTCCCGGCCCGAGCGGGCCGGAGACTGTTCCCGCCACCCCACGATCGACCGGCCCGCTGCGGTGGGGAGAGGCGGGCGGTGCCCGGCAGGTCGCCGGACACCGCCCGGCTCGTTCAGGCCTTGCGGAGCCGGAAGGACAGGCCGAGGTCGGTGTCCTCGTGGACCGGCAGGTCCTCCTCAGGGCCGGCCCCGCCCGCGGTGATCTCGGTCATGCTCGCCGCCAGCACTTCCTCGGCGACGGCCGCCCCGCTCTCGCGCAGCGCCCCGGCCAGCTCGCCGTCCGCCGACCACCACAGATCGATGCGGTCGGTGATGGACAGGCCGGTGGACTTGCGGGCCTCCTGGAGGAGCCGGATCACGTCGCGCACCAGGCCCGCCCGGCGCAGCTCGTCGGTGATCGCCAGGTCCAGGGCCACGGTCTCACCGGTGCCGGTGTCGACCGCCCCGGTCTCCACGGCCCAGCCCGACTTCGGCTGCTCGGTGACGATCACGTCGTCCGGGCCGAGCTCCACCGTGCCCAGCTCCCCGGCCTCGACCCTCGCGGACCCGCCCGCGCGCAGCGCACGGGCCAGCTCCGCCGGGTCGGCGGCCGACACGGCGGAGGCCACGAGCTTCGTCCGCGACCCGAACCGCTTGCCGAGGCTGCGGAAGTTCGGCTTGACGGTGAACGTCACCAGGTCGGCGGAGAAGCCGGACAGGTCCTCAAGCCGCTGGACGTTCAGCTCGTCGGCGATCAGCTCGCGCAGCTCCCCGGGGAGCGCGGCCCAGCCCGGAGCCCCGACCAGGGCCCGCCCGAGCGGCTGGCGGGTCTTGACCGAGGAGGAGGCGCGGGCCGACCGGCCCAGCTCCACGAGCCGGCGCACCAGCGCCATCCGCTCCGACAGCTCGGGGTCGAGCAGCGCCGCGTTCGTCTCCGGCCAGGACGCCAGGTGCACCGAGGCCGGAGCGTCCTGGTCGCGCAGCGCGTCCCACAGATAGTCGGTGAGGAACGGCACGAGCGGGGCCATGAGCCGGGTGACGGTCTCCAGGCACTCGTACAGCGTCGCGAAGGCCGCGGCCTCGCCCGTCCAGAAACGGCGGCGCGAGCGGCGGACGTACCAGTTGGACAGGTCGTCCAGGAACTCGGTGAGCCGCCGTCCGGCACGGGCCGTGTCGAACTCCTCCAGCGAGGCGGTGACCTCCGTCACCGTGCGGTGCAGCTCCGCCAGCGCCCACCGGTCGATCAGCGGCCGGTCGGCGTACGCCGGCGCGTCGGCCATCCGGGCGGGCGACCACGACTCGGCGTTGGCGTAGAGGGTGAAGAACGACGCGGTGTTCCAGTAGGTCAGCAGGACCTTGCGGACGATCTCCTCCAGCGCCGCGTGACCGATCCGCCGGGGCGCCCAGGGGGAGCCGGAGGTGGCCATGTACCAGCGCAGGGAGTCGGCGCCGTGCTGGTCCATCAGCGGCATCGGCCGCAGCACGTTGCCGAGGTGCTTGCTCATCTTCCGGCCGTCCTCGGCGAGGATCAGCCCGAGGCACAGCACGTTCTCGTACGACGAGCGGCCGAAGACCAGCGTGCCGACGGCCATCATCGAGTAGAACCAGCCGCGGGTCTGGTCGATCGCCTCGCAGATGAACTGACCCGGGTAGGACTTCTCGAAGACGTCCTCGTTGACCAGCGGCGCGCCCCACTGGGCGAACGGCATGGCGCCCGAGTCGTACCAGACGTCGATCACGTCCGGCACCCGGCGCGCCTCCGCCTGACACGCCGGGCAGGGGAAGGACACGTCGTCGACGTACGGGCGGTGCGGGTCGAGCGCGGTCAGGTCGCGGCCCGCCAGCTCGCCCAGCTCCTTCAGCGAGCCCACGCAGGTGACGTGGTCCTCGTCGGCCGAGCAGACCCACAGCGGCAGCGGCGTGCCCCAGTAGCGGGACCGCGACAGCGCCCAGTCGACGTTGTTACGGAGCCACTCGCCGTACCGGCCGTGCTTGATCGTCTCGGGGAACCAGTTCGTCCGCTCGTTCTCGGCGAGAAGCCGGTCCTTGACGGCGGTGGTCCTGATGTACCAGGAGGGGAGCGCGTAGTAGAGCAGCGGGGTGTGGCAGCGCCAGCAGTGCGGGTAGCTGTGCTCGAAGTGCTCCCCGCGGAACAGCAGGCCGCGCTCGCGCAGGTTCTCCGTCAGCGGCTCGTCGGCGTCCTTGAAGAACAGCCCGCCCACGAACGGCACGTCCGGCGCGAAGCGCCCGTCGGGGCCGATCGGGTTGACGACCGGCAGGCCGTACTGCTTGCAGACCGCCATGTCGTCGGCGCCGAAGGCCGGCGCCTGGTGGACCAGGCCGGTGCCGTCCTCGACCGTGACGTACGTGCCGAGCACGACGTAGTGGGCGTTGTCGATGTCCACCAGGTCGAAGGGCCGCCGGTAGGCGGTGTGCTCCAGCTCCGCGCCCTGGTAGCTGGCCAGCACCTCGGCGTCCTCGCCGAGGACCCGCCGCAGCAGCGGCTCGGCCACCACGAGCACCTCGTCACCGCGCCGGGCCGCGACGTACGTCACGTCGGGGTGCACGGCGACGGCGGTGTTGGACACCAGGGTCCAGGGGGTGGTGGTCCAGATCAGCAGAGTGGCGCCCAGGTCGGCCAGGGGACCGGAGACGACGGGCATCCGGACGTAGACCGACGGGCTGGACACGGTCTCGTAGCCGCCGGGCTGGCCGAGCTCGTGGTCGGACAGGCCCGTGCCGCAGCGGGGGCAGTACGGCGTGATCCGGTGGTCGCGGAACAGCAGGTCCTTGTCCCAGACGACCTTGAGCGACCACCAGACGGCCTCGACGTACTGGGGGTCCATGGTGCGGTAGGCCTGGGACATGTCGACCCAGTAGCCCATCCGCTCGGTCATCTCCTCGAACGCGTCCACGTGCCGCAGCACCGACTCGCGGCAGCGTTCGTTGAACTCGGCGATGCCGTACGCCTCGATCTCGGGCTTGCCGGACAGGCCGAGTTCCTTCTCCACGGCGACCTCGACGGGCAGGCCGTGGCAGTCCCAGCCCGCCTTGCGGGGCACGTGGTAGCCGCGCATCGACTTGTAGCGGGGGAAGACGTCCTTGAAGACCCGGGCCTCCACGTGGTGGACGCCCGGCATGCCGTTGGCGGTGGGCGGGCCCTCGTAGAACACCCAGGAGGGGCCGGCGGCGTTCTGTTCCAGAGACCGCTCGAAGATCTTCCCGTCCCGCCAGCGTTCGAGGACCTCTCGTTCGAGGGCCGGCAGGTCGACCTGCGCGGGAAGTGAGCGGAAGTAGTGGGAAGACATCGTCGGGTGTGACCCTCCACGCGGTGGCTGACAGTGCATGTTCACGCGTGAAGGGACGAAGCCGGGGACGGCTCCGCGGTACCACCCTTCTTGACGCCCGCTGCCGGACGCCCTCTCGTTTGGCTGCCGCTGCCGGTTCTACTCGGCCGATGGCCTTTCCTCCGGCGGCTCCGGGGTGATCTTCCCACCGCGGCCCGCCCCGGGCTCACACCATCCCCGGGTCGCTGAGCGGGCGGATGCGGAGGTACTCGTCCCCATCAACGCCTTGCAGACTATGAGGATAACGCGGACCGGCCGTGCGGGCTTCCCGATATGCGGGCGGCGACCGGCGACAGCGGGCGGAACCCGGGTGAGATCCGGCGTGAGGTGGGAATACGTCGGAGGAACATACGCGGACACCGGGAGGAACTGGCCGAACGTGCCATTTGGTACGGATGGGGTAAAAGCATCGGCGAGGCCGTTGCCGATTCGTTATCGGCGGCCTATGCTTCCCGGACCTGGTCGAAGTGCTCCTGTGCGAAGAGGAGGCCCGCAATGACGACCCGCACGGCGAGAGCCGCCATCAGTGAGGACGTCTGGTCCGCCGAGGAGCTCGCTGGGGTCCGCGAGCGGCTGCGGCACGAGATCGAGGAGCTGCGCGCCGACATCGCCAGGGCGGAGGAGCAGCTCGCCTCGGGGGACGAGAGCCAGGGCGCGGGGGACGATCCGGCGGACGCCGGCGCCAAGACCTATGAGCGTGAGCGCGAGATCGCCCTTACCCTGAATGCGCGCGACCTGCTCGCGCAGAACGAGCGGGCGATCGCCCGCGTCGACGCAGGGACATACGGAGAGTGCGAATCGTGCCACAAGCCGATCGGCAAGGAGCGCCTGCGGGCGTTCCCGAGGGCGACGCTGTGCGTAGCGTGCAAGCAGCGGGAGGAGCGCCGCTGAGCGGCGCCGACCCGGCGAGGCCCAACCGGGCGCGGAGGATCGCCCTCCTCGTCGTCGTGGCCACGGTGATCTACGCGCTCGACCAGGTCAGCAAGTTTCTCGTGGTGAGGTTCCTGGAGCACGAGGAGCCCCTGACCGTCGTTCCCGGCGCGCTCGTCCTGACCGTGATCCGCAACGCCGGCGCCGCCTTCAGCATCGGCACCGGCATGACGATCGTGTTCACGGTGATCGCGCTGACCGTCGTCGTCGCGATCGTCCGTACGGCCCGGCAGCTGCGCAGCCTGCCCTGGGCGATCACGCTCGGGCTGCTGCTCGGCGGGGCCGTCGGCAACCTGACCGACCGCATCTTCCGGTCGCCGGCGCCGTTCCAGGGGCACGTGGTCGACTTCATCCAGGCGTTCCCGGTCACCCGGTTCCCGGTGTTCAACGTCGCGGACTCGGCGATCGTCTGCGGCGGCGCGCTCGCGGTGTTCCTGGCCTGGCGCGGCTACCAGATCGACGGCACCCGCCAGATCGAGGAGGAGACCTCCGGAACCGGCGCGGAGCACGGGACCGCAGAGCACACCGCCGCGGAGCCGACCGGCACCGAGACCCGTGAAGAGAGCCGGGGCGAGGCCCCGGAGCAGCACCGGGAGCAGGCGGGGGACCGGTCGAGGGAGCGGGCCGATGGGTGACCGCCGCAGTCTTCCGGTGCCCGACGGGCTGGAGGGCGAGCGCCTCGACGCCGCCCTGGCCCGGTTGTTCGGCTTCTCCCGCACCCGCGCGGCCGAGCTGATCGCCGCCGGGGAGGTGCTGGTCGACGGCGCGGTCCCGGCGAAGTCCGACCGCGTCCACGCCGGCGCCTGGCTGGACGTCACGATCCCGCCGCCCCCCGCCGCCCCGATGCCCGTGGCCGAGCCCGTGCCCGGCATGACGATCGTGTACGAGGACGACGACGTCGTCGTGGTGAGCAAGCCGATCGGGGTGGCCGCGCACCCCACCGTCGGCTGGACCGGCCCCACCGTGATCGGCGGCCTGCTCGGCGGCGGCCATCGCGTCTCCACCAGCGGCGCGGCCGAGCGGCAGGGCATCGTCCACCGGCTGGACGCCAACACCACCGGCGTCATGGTCGTCGCCAAGAGCGAGCGGGCCTACACGCACCTCAAGCGGGCCTTCAAGGAACGCACGGTCGACAAGCGCTACCACGCCCTCGTCCAGGGGCACATGGACCCGCTGCGGGGCACGGTGGACGCCCCGATCGACCGGCACCCCTCAGGCGACGGACGCTTCGCGGTGGTCGCCGGGGGCAAGGACTCGGTCACGCACTACGACACGATCGAGGCGTTCCGGGCGGCATCGCTGCTCGACATCAAGCTGGAGACCGGCCGGACCCACCAGATCCGGGTCCACATGGCCGCGCTCAGGCATCCGTGCGTGGGCGACCTGCTCTACGGCGCCGATCCCACCCTGGCCGCCCGCCTCGGCGTGCGCCGGCAGTGGCTGCACGCGGTCTCGCTGTCGTTCGAGCACCCGGCGACGGGGGAGTGGATGACGTTCACCAGCGACTATCCCGACGACCTCGGCCGCGCGCTGGAGATCCTCGGCGACGAGGGCTGAACGCGCGCGACTCAGGCGTTCCAGTCGGTCTCCGGTTGGGTGTAGCCGTCCGGGAAGTCCCCGGAGACGTCGCTCGCTCCGGCCTTGTCGCCGTTACCGGTGCCCTTTCCGTTTCCCTGGTTTCCCGAGTTTCCCTTGCCCTGGTTTCCCTGGTTTCCCTTGCCGGTGGGCGGCTGGGCCGCGCCGGCGTTCGGGCCCTTGGCGGGCTTCGGGGTGCCGGGGCCCGCCGCGGCGGGCCCGCCTTTTGGGGCCTTGGCCTTACCGCCGGGCTTCGCCTGGCTCTTCGCCTTCGGCGCGGACCGCTCGGTGGCCCTCTCCGTGTGCCCGCCGCGGTTCTCCTGCGCCTGCCGCCCGTTCCCTCCGTAGGAGCCGGCCCCGGAGTTCGCCACCGGCCTGGTCGCCGTACGGCCGGAGGCGCCGCTTCCGGTGTCCTCGGTGGACCCGGAGGCCGCCGAGCCCCCGGCCTCGCCGGGCGTGGGCTTGGCGGTCTTGGTCGCGAAGACGGTCACGGTGGGCACGCTGACGGCGGCGGCGGCCCGGGTGTCGCCCGCGGTCCGGGCGGTCGCGAACGCCGCCGCGCCCGCGGCCACGCCGACCAGGGCGACGAGCGCGCCCGTTCCGACCGCCATCGTCCAGGGCCTGCGGCGCGGGCTCGCCGGGGCCGGCGCGGAGACCGGGCTGAAGGCAGGAGTGCGACCGGCGACCGGTGCGGGGACGGACGCGGGCAGGGGAGTGGGCACGGACACGGGAAGGGGGGTGGGCGCGGTCGCCTCACCCTGGTCGAACAGCGGCACGAACCGGGCGAGCCGGGGCGCCTGCCGGGGGCGCGGCACCACCGGGTCGGCCACCCGCCCGGTGGCCACCGCGTGCAGGTGCAGCACCGCCTGGTCGGCCGTCATCCTGAGATCGGGGTCCTTGACGAGGAGTCCCGCGATGACCTGGGCCAGCGGCCCGGCCCGGTGTATCGGTCCCGCATCCTCGTACATCACCGCGGCCAGCGTCGCCAGCGCGTGGCCCCGGTTGAACGGCGAGCGCCCCTCCACGGCCAGGAACAGCGTCACCCCGAGAGACCACAGGTCGGACGCCCGCTGCGCCTGCTGCCCCGCCGCCCGTTCGGGGGCGATGAACGCCGGCGTCCCGACGAGCATCCCGGTGCGGGTGACCGGGGAGTCGTCCTCCATCGCCGCGATGCCGAAGTCGGTCAGCACGACCCGTCCGTCCTCGGCGAGCAGGACGTTGTCGGGCTTGACGTCCCGGTGCAGCACTCCGTTCGCGTGCGCGACGCGCAGGCCGGCCAGCACCTGCGAGCCGATCTCCGCCACCCGGCGCGGCGGGAGCGGCCCCTCCTCGCGGATCACCGATCCCAGTGTCCGGGACGGGACCAGTTCGAGCACGATCCAGGGGTAGCCGCCCTCCTCGAAGGCGTCGTACACCGCCGCCACGTTCGGATGGCTGATCCGCCCGGCCGCCCTGGCCTCCCGGAAGGTCCGGACCGTGAAGACGTCCCGTTCCGTCCCGGTCATCTCGGCGGACTGGTGCAGTTCCTTGACGGCGACCTCGCGTTCGAGCACCCGGTCGACCGCTCGCCACACGGTGCCCATGCCGCCCCGCCCCAGCGGCTCGATCAGGCGATAGCGTCCTGCCACGACACGTTCGGAGGTCTGCGCATCAGCCATGGTTGTCGCGCTACCCCACTTGGGGGAACGCATGCGACATCGTTACCGTTCTGGGACAAACTGCTTTCCGGCCCGCACGCGTCGCTGATCGTCATCAGGGCTGGAAGGTGCGGGCGAAGGCCTTGAAGTATGACAACCCGGAAGTCCAGCGGGCATCGCTCACCTGCCAGTAGAGGGCGACACACCGGCCGTCGGCGAGCCGGAAGGCGCGGTCGAGCACCCGCACCTTCCCGGTGCTGACCTCGTGGGTGAACTCCCAGTCGGCGGAGGGCACGCCGAGGTAGGTGCCCGGCGTGATGCCGATGCGTTCGTAGCCGCGCAGGTATCCCTTCTCGGTCGAGGCCTCCTCGACCGTGCGCACGGCGCTGACCGGGTCGTCGGTCTCCCAGGGGGTCAGGTCCACCTGCAGGTAGTCCCGGCCGTTCGGGGCGTGGAAGCGCACCCGCGTGGCCTCCCTGCCGTACGGGATCCAGCCGGCGGGCAGGGCGATCGAGAAGCCCAGCGGGTCGAGATGTGTCGTCCAGCCGGCGGGCAGCGCGGCCGGACGCGGGGACGGCTTCCCGGACAGTTCCTGCGACGGCTCCTGGGATGGCTCGGGCGACGGAGGCCCGGAGGACGGCCCGGTGTGGGGGCTCGGCTCGCCGGCGCCGTCCGACGAAGTGGAGTCCCCGGTCGAGTCCCCGGTGGAGTCGCCGGTGCCGTTCCCGGTGCCGTTCTCTGAGGCCGACGCGGAGTCCCGGACAGCCGGCCCCGCGGCGAACTGCTGGTAGCCGAACCACCCGCCCGCCACGACGCCCACGAGCAGCACCGGGATCAGGACCAGCAGGGCCACTCTGCCCGCCCGGCCGCGCCGACCGGGGGACCGCGGAGAAGGGGGCAGGGAGTGCGGGGGGTGCGTGGAGGCGGCGCCGTACGCGCCGGGGCCGGGCTGCCCCGGACCGGACGGCGCGCCGTGCCAGGAGTCGCCGTACGGCTGGGCGCCCGGCGGTGTCTGCTGCCAGTGCGCGCCGGACGGCTGCTGCGGCCCCGACGGGTTCGGGTACCAGTGGCTGCCACCCGGTGGCAGCGGTGATCCGGGGGGCGTCTGCTGCCAGGAGCCCCCGGACGGGTTCGGCTGCCAGGAGCCGGGCGGGGGCGCGGCGGCCGCCGGTCCGGGGCCGGCCGCCGCGGCGTTGCGTAGGGCGGCGTTGAGCAGGGCGGCGGTCTCGCCCGGGGAGATGCGGTGCGCGGGATCCTTACGCAGCAGGCCTTCGAGCACGGGCGTGAGGGCCCCCGCCCGCAGAGGCGGCGCGGGATCGTCGTGCAGCACGGCCGCCATCGTGGCCACCGCCGAGTTGCGGTCGAACGGCGTCCTGCCCTCCACCGCGGCGTACAGCGTCGCGCCGAGGGACCACAGGTCGGACTCGGGGGTCGCGGGATAGCCGTTGAGCCGCTCGGGCGGCAGGAACGCCGGCGTGCCGGTGATGTCCCCGGTCATGGTCAGCCCGGTCTCCTCCGGCATGGTCGCGATGCCGAAGTCGGTGAGCACGACCCGGGTCTCCCCGCTGAGCAGCACGTTCTCCGGCTTCACGTCCCGGTGCAGCACGCCGGCGGCGTGCGCGGTGCACAGCGCGTCGAGGACCTGCAGGCCGATGGCGGCCACCCGGTCGGGCGGGAGCGGGCCCTGGTCGCGCAGCACCTGCCCGAGGGAGCGCGACTGGACCAGTTGCATCACGATCCAGGGCCGGCCGTCCTCCTCGATGACGTCGTGCACGACGACGACGTTGGGATGGTCGATGCGGCCCGCCGCCCGCGCCTCGCGGATCGTCCGCCGGTTGAACGTGTCCCGGTCCTCCTCGGAGGTGGGATGGTAGAGCACCTCTTTCACGGCCACCGTACGGGCGAGCAGGTCGTCATGGGCACGCCAGACGACGCCCATGCCCCCGCGGCCGATCGGTTCGAGCAGGCGATATCTGCCCGCCACCCGACGCTCCTCGTCCACCCGCCCCTCCTCGGAACCCCCTGAATGGTCCCACAGGCGGACGCCCGGCCGTTCACCGTGACGGAAATCCCCGGCGCCGGGGAGACGGGCGACGGCGGGAGCGCGCGCACGCCGTGCCGCCGCCACGGTACGCCGGCGTGGGCGAACCTGATGCGCAGTCGTTATGGCGCGTTATAAAAGGCGGATTCGGCCCACTCTTATCACCCTGACCTGCGGAGATGTCGCATCTCACACTTTCCCTCATTGCTCCGTGGCATTTTCGACACATCTTGTCGGCCTTGTCCGGTTTATTGCCTTCTAATACTGTCCGCAGTGACTTTGTCGTTTCCCGGACGGAGCTCCCCCCGAGACATCCCGTCCCCCGCCTGGAGGCGAAATGCGGTTGCGCACGACCACGTGCGGAAGATCCCCCTACGGCATGGCGCTCGGCGCCGCGGTCCTGGTGTCGGCCGCGCTCGCGCTGACGCCGGTCTCTCCCGCGCAGGCCGATCCGGCCGCGGCGGCCGGGAAGAAACCCCCCGCGCCGTGCGGTGATTCAAGCGCGCACCTGGACAAGGTGCCCACCCCCGAACAGTTCTTCGGCTTCCCGCTGGGCAAGGGACAGCCCCGGGTGCTCACGACCGAAGAGATCACGAAATATGTGGAGGCCGTCGGGCGCGCCTCCGACCGGGTGGTCGCCGGCACGATGGCGCGCAGCGTGTCCGGCCAGGGCCTGCCCTACGCCATCGTGTCCGATGCCCACCACATGGTCCCCGGACAGCTGAAGAAGATCACCGACCAGATCCGTTCGCTGCGCGACCCGAGGACGCTGCGGGCGGACAAGGCCGCGCGGATCGCCGAGGACTCGCCCGCCATCGTCTGGATCGCGGGCAACGTGCACGGCGGTGAGAAGAGCGGCGCCGACGCGGCGCTCAAGACCCTGTACGAACTGGCCGCCGGCCTGTCCTGCGACGTGGTCAAGCGCAACGACAACCTGGTCACGGTCATCGTGCCCACCCAGAACCCGGACGGCCGCGACGCGAATCGCAGGCAGAACGACTACGGGTTCGACCTCAACCGGGACTGGTTCGCCCGCACCCAGCCGGAGACCGACGCCAAGATCGACATGCTGCGGGCGTACCCGCCGCAGGTCTTCGTCGACGCGCACGAGATGGGCGGGCGGCAGTACTTCTTCCCGCCCAACGCCGACCCGATCCACCACGAGATCGCCGACCAGCCGGTGAACTGGATCAACCGCATCGGCGCGGCGAACGCCGCGGGCTTCGGTTACAACGGCGCCTGCGGCGGCGCGGTCACCACCGAGTGCTACTTCAACTACGCGACGTACGACCTGTTCTACATGGGGTACGGCGACAGCGTCCCGGCCGCGGGCTTCGGCGCCGCCGGCATGACGTTCGAGAAGGGCAGCACCTCGGCCGTCGAGGACCGGGTGCAGCAGCAGTTCACCACCCAGTGGGCGACCACCGGCTGGGCCGCCGACAACCGGCGCGAGGTCCTGGACGGCTACTTCTCGATCTGGCGGACCGCGCTCGCCGAGGGCGCCGCCGGCGCCCTGGAGCCGAACGAGGTCGTCCAGCCGAGCAACACCGTCCGGTTCCCGGTGCCCGGCATCACGGTCCGGTCCTACTTCCTGCTGCCCGGCCGGCAGATCGGCGACGTACGCAGGCTGGTCGACCGGCTGCGCGCCATGGACGTCGAGGTCTACCGGGTGAAGAAGCCCGTGAAGGTGCCGACCGCCCACGTCTTCGGCGGGCGCACGGCGCGCGACGTGACCGTGCCCGAGGGCGCCTACTGGATCCCGATGGACCAGCCGCAGAAGCACTGGATCCAGGCGGTCATGGGCGAGGACCCGTACGTCCCGTTCCCCTACTTCTACGACGTCTCCTCGTGGAGCAACCCACTGCTCGCGGGCGTGGACACCATCACCACCGGCGACGTGCTGTCGCCGAAGGCCGACCTCGTCAGGGACGCCGACGGCGGCGTGGCCTCCGCAGCGCCCCGCGGCGGGTCCTACGCCTACCCGATGGACTCGGCCGCCGCGTCGGAGCTGACCTTCCGGCTGCTCGGCGCCGGGGTTCCGCTCACGCGTGACGCCCGCGACGGGGTCGTCGGCCTGCCCGCCACCGCGATGAACCGCGGCGACCTGGACAAGCTGGCCCGCTCGCTGGGCGTCACCGTCGAGGGCCAGGCCGGCCCGGCCTCCGGCGCCGCGCTGCGCACGCCCGACGTCGGCCTGTTCGCCGGCACCGGCGTCTCGACGACCTCCGGGTCGTACGGCGAGGCGCGGTACGTGCTCGGGGCCCGCTGGGGTCTCGGCCTCACACCGGTCACCACCGCCGACGTCAACGCCAACACCCCCGCGTTCACCGGGCGGACGGTCCTGCTCGTCCCGGACGGCAGCAGCTCCAACGGCGGGCTGACCGCGCAGGGCCTGGCCAACCTCCGGCAGTGGGTGGCCGCGGGCGGCACGTACGTCGGGCTGCGCAACGAGGGCACCCGGGTCGCCCGGGCGGCGGGCCTCACCTCCACCACCGAGAAGGCCAAGCCGACCGGCTACCAGGTCATCGGCTCGCACTTCCGGGTCGACGTGAGCGCGGGCAGTCCGGTCGCGCTCGGCCGTCCCGCCGAGGACTTCCAGTTCAACAACGGCGACCCCATCCTGAACCCGAGCCAGACCGGCGTGAACGTGCTCACCTATCCGTCCGGGGACACGTTCTGGTCCAACGGCTACACCGTGGGAGCCGAGGCGCTCAAGGGCACGGCCTCCCTCGTGGACGAGCCGAACGGCGCCGGGCACGCCGTGCTGTTCGCCTACAACCCGCTGTTCCGGGCCTACAACGAGAACGGCATCCACCTCCTCGCGAACGCGCTGCTCCACCCGGCGGGGGCACCCGCCGCGCAGCAGCGCACCCTCGCGGCCCCGACGCCCGGTCAGTCGCCGACTCAGCAGTCCGCGGAGTCGCTGCGCGCCGCCGCGGCGAAGGCGGAGGAACCGCCCAACCTGGGCGGCGAGTGGCGTCCGATCGTGATCGAGGTGGCCGGTGCCGACCTCGCCCGCACCCAGGCCGTGGTGGCCCGGTACACCGGTGCGGCGAGCACGGCGACGGCGGGAGACTCGGCCTACGTCACGATCCCGAACCCGGACGGCCTGG is a window of Microbispora sp. NBC_01189 DNA encoding:
- the ileS gene encoding isoleucine--tRNA ligase; this translates as MSSHYFRSLPAQVDLPALEREVLERWRDGKIFERSLEQNAAGPSWVFYEGPPTANGMPGVHHVEARVFKDVFPRYKSMRGYHVPRKAGWDCHGLPVEVAVEKELGLSGKPEIEAYGIAEFNERCRESVLRHVDAFEEMTERMGYWVDMSQAYRTMDPQYVEAVWWSLKVVWDKDLLFRDHRITPYCPRCGTGLSDHELGQPGGYETVSSPSVYVRMPVVSGPLADLGATLLIWTTTPWTLVSNTAVAVHPDVTYVAARRGDEVLVVAEPLLRRVLGEDAEVLASYQGAELEHTAYRRPFDLVDIDNAHYVVLGTYVTVEDGTGLVHQAPAFGADDMAVCKQYGLPVVNPIGPDGRFAPDVPFVGGLFFKDADEPLTENLRERGLLFRGEHFEHSYPHCWRCHTPLLYYALPSWYIRTTAVKDRLLAENERTNWFPETIKHGRYGEWLRNNVDWALSRSRYWGTPLPLWVCSADEDHVTCVGSLKELGELAGRDLTALDPHRPYVDDVSFPCPACQAEARRVPDVIDVWYDSGAMPFAQWGAPLVNEDVFEKSYPGQFICEAIDQTRGWFYSMMAVGTLVFGRSSYENVLCLGLILAEDGRKMSKHLGNVLRPMPLMDQHGADSLRWYMATSGSPWAPRRIGHAALEEIVRKVLLTYWNTASFFTLYANAESWSPARMADAPAYADRPLIDRWALAELHRTVTEVTASLEEFDTARAGRRLTEFLDDLSNWYVRRSRRRFWTGEAAAFATLYECLETVTRLMAPLVPFLTDYLWDALRDQDAPASVHLASWPETNAALLDPELSERMALVRRLVELGRSARASSSVKTRQPLGRALVGAPGWAALPGELRELIADELNVQRLEDLSGFSADLVTFTVKPNFRSLGKRFGSRTKLVASAVSAADPAELARALRAGGSARVEAGELGTVELGPDDVIVTEQPKSGWAVETGAVDTGTGETVALDLAITDELRRAGLVRDVIRLLQEARKSTGLSITDRIDLWWSADGELAGALRESGAAVAEEVLAASMTEITAGGAGPEEDLPVHEDTDLGLSFRLRKA
- a CDS encoding serine/threonine-protein kinase, with amino-acid sequence MDEERRVAGRYRLLEPIGRGGMGVVWRAHDDLLARTVAVKEVLYHPTSEEDRDTFNRRTIREARAAGRIDHPNVVVVHDVIEEDGRPWIVMQLVQSRSLGQVLRDQGPLPPDRVAAIGLQVLDALCTAHAAGVLHRDVKPENVLLSGETRVVLTDFGIATMPEETGLTMTGDITGTPAFLPPERLNGYPATPESDLWSLGATLYAAVEGRTPFDRNSAVATMAAVLHDDPAPPLRAGALTPVLEGLLRKDPAHRISPGETAALLNAALRNAAAAGPGPAAAAPPPGSWQPNPSGGSWQQTPPGSPLPPGGSHWYPNPSGPQQPSGAHWQQTPPGAQPYGDSWHGAPSGPGQPGPGAYGAASTHPPHSLPPSPRSPGRRGRAGRVALLVLIPVLLVGVVAGGWFGYQQFAAGPAVRDSASASENGTGNGTGDSTGDSTGDSTSSDGAGEPSPHTGPSSGPPSPEPSQEPSQELSGKPSPRPAALPAGWTTHLDPLGFSIALPAGWIPYGREATRVRFHAPNGRDYLQVDLTPWETDDPVSAVRTVEEASTEKGYLRGYERIGITPGTYLGVPSADWEFTHEVSTGKVRVLDRAFRLADGRCVALYWQVSDARWTSGLSYFKAFARTFQP
- a CDS encoding TraR/DksA family transcriptional regulator; the protein is MTTRTARAAISEDVWSAEELAGVRERLRHEIEELRADIARAEEQLASGDESQGAGDDPADAGAKTYEREREIALTLNARDLLAQNERAIARVDAGTYGECESCHKPIGKERLRAFPRATLCVACKQREERR
- a CDS encoding RluA family pseudouridine synthase, which gives rise to MGDRRSLPVPDGLEGERLDAALARLFGFSRTRAAELIAAGEVLVDGAVPAKSDRVHAGAWLDVTIPPPPAAPMPVAEPVPGMTIVYEDDDVVVVSKPIGVAAHPTVGWTGPTVIGGLLGGGHRVSTSGAAERQGIVHRLDANTTGVMVVAKSERAYTHLKRAFKERTVDKRYHALVQGHMDPLRGTVDAPIDRHPSGDGRFAVVAGGKDSVTHYDTIEAFRAASLLDIKLETGRTHQIRVHMAALRHPCVGDLLYGADPTLAARLGVRRQWLHAVSLSFEHPATGEWMTFTSDYPDDLGRALEILGDEG
- a CDS encoding serine/threonine-protein kinase, producing MADAQTSERVVAGRYRLIEPLGRGGMGTVWRAVDRVLEREVAVKELHQSAEMTGTERDVFTVRTFREARAAGRISHPNVAAVYDAFEEGGYPWIVLELVPSRTLGSVIREEGPLPPRRVAEIGSQVLAGLRVAHANGVLHRDVKPDNVLLAEDGRVVLTDFGIAAMEDDSPVTRTGMLVGTPAFIAPERAAGQQAQRASDLWSLGVTLFLAVEGRSPFNRGHALATLAAVMYEDAGPIHRAGPLAQVIAGLLVKDPDLRMTADQAVLHLHAVATGRVADPVVPRPRQAPRLARFVPLFDQGEATAPTPLPVSVPTPLPASVPAPVAGRTPAFSPVSAPAPASPRRRPWTMAVGTGALVALVGVAAGAAAFATARTAGDTRAAAAVSVPTVTVFATKTAKPTPGEAGGSAASGSTEDTGSGASGRTATRPVANSGAGSYGGNGRQAQENRGGHTERATERSAPKAKSQAKPGGKAKAPKGGPAAAGPGTPKPAKGPNAGAAQPPTGKGNQGNQGKGNSGNQGNGKGTGNGDKAGASDVSGDFPDGYTQPETDWNA
- the lspA gene encoding signal peptidase II; this encodes MQAAGGAPLSGADPARPNRARRIALLVVVATVIYALDQVSKFLVVRFLEHEEPLTVVPGALVLTVIRNAGAAFSIGTGMTIVFTVIALTVVVAIVRTARQLRSLPWAITLGLLLGGAVGNLTDRIFRSPAPFQGHVVDFIQAFPVTRFPVFNVADSAIVCGGALAVFLAWRGYQIDGTRQIEEETSGTGAEHGTAEHTAAEPTGTETREESRGEAPEQHREQAGDRSRERADG